Proteins from one Mus pahari chromosome 10, PAHARI_EIJ_v1.1, whole genome shotgun sequence genomic window:
- the Ppcdc gene encoding phosphopantothenoylcysteine decarboxylase isoform X1: MEPKAPCPAAIPSEERKFHVLVGVTGSVAALKLPLLVSKLLDIPGLEVTVVTTERAKHFYSPQDVPVTLYSDADEWEMWKRRSDPVLHIDLRRWADLMLVAPLDANTLGKVASGICDNLLTCVIRAWDLNKPLLFCPAMNTAMWEHPLTAQQVGQLKAFGYVEIPCVSKKLVCGDQGLGAMAEVETIVAKVQAVLSHRGGIQQS; encoded by the exons ATGGAACCAAAGGCCCCATGCCCAGCTGCCATACCCTCAGAGGAGAGGAAGTTCCATGTTCTTGTGGGCGTCACTGGAAGCGTGGCTGCTCTGAAGTTGCCTCTCCTGGTCTCAAAGCTTTTGGACATTCCCGGG CTGGAAGTCACAGTGGTAACAACAGAGAGAGCCAAACATTTCTACAGCCCTCAGGATGTCCCTGTCACCCTCTACAGTGACGCTGATGAATGGGAG aTGTGGAAGCGCCGTTCTGACCCAGTTCTCCACATTGACCTGCGGAGGTGGGCTGACCTCATGTTAGTGGCTCCCCTCGATGCCAACACTCTGGGGAAGGTGGCCAGTGGCATCTGTGACAATTTGCTT ACCTGTGTCATCCGGGCCTGGGACCTCAACAAGCCCCtactcttctgcccagccatgaACACTGCCATGTGGGAGCATCCTCTCACCGCACAGCAGGTAGGCCAGCTCAAGGCCTTTGGTTACGTGGAGATTCCCTGTGTGAGCAAGAAGCTGGTGTGTGGAGATCAAG GTCTAGGAGCCATGGCTGAAGTGGAGACCATTGTGGCTAAGGTGCAGGCCGTGCTCTCCCATCGTGGTGGCATCCAGCAGAGTTGA
- the Ppcdc gene encoding phosphopantothenoylcysteine decarboxylase isoform X2, translated as MEPKAPCPAAIPSEERKFHVLVGVTGSVAALKLPLLVSKLLDIPGTCVIRAWDLNKPLLFCPAMNTAMWEHPLTAQQVGQLKAFGYVEIPCVSKKLVCGDQGLGAMAEVETIVAKVQAVLSHRGGIQQS; from the exons ATGGAACCAAAGGCCCCATGCCCAGCTGCCATACCCTCAGAGGAGAGGAAGTTCCATGTTCTTGTGGGCGTCACTGGAAGCGTGGCTGCTCTGAAGTTGCCTCTCCTGGTCTCAAAGCTTTTGGACATTCCCGGG ACCTGTGTCATCCGGGCCTGGGACCTCAACAAGCCCCtactcttctgcccagccatgaACACTGCCATGTGGGAGCATCCTCTCACCGCACAGCAGGTAGGCCAGCTCAAGGCCTTTGGTTACGTGGAGATTCCCTGTGTGAGCAAGAAGCTGGTGTGTGGAGATCAAG GTCTAGGAGCCATGGCTGAAGTGGAGACCATTGTGGCTAAGGTGCAGGCCGTGCTCTCCCATCGTGGTGGCATCCAGCAGAGTTGA
- the Ppcdc gene encoding phosphopantothenoylcysteine decarboxylase isoform X3, which yields MEPKAPCPAAIPSEERKFHVLVGVTGSVAALKLPLLVSKLLDIPGSLPARRLK from the exons ATGGAACCAAAGGCCCCATGCCCAGCTGCCATACCCTCAGAGGAGAGGAAGTTCCATGTTCTTGTGGGCGTCACTGGAAGCGTGGCTGCTCTGAAGTTGCCTCTCCTGGTCTCAAAGCTTTTGGACATTCCCGGG TCCCTCCCTGCCCGCAGGCTAAAATAA